A DNA window from Ranitomeya imitator isolate aRanImi1 chromosome 2, aRanImi1.pri, whole genome shotgun sequence contains the following coding sequences:
- the RALGDS gene encoding ral guanine nucleotide dissociation stimulator isoform X3, with the protein MNARPAPPEKPTSLRKDNLYLSYLAKILETFCLHVPVPSMSSTQEIGEEVDDGVIYSISLRKVQLHHAATKGQRWLGVSRVPSPMGTAEGGLAGPRDTTLESETALSLYETCKVRTIKAGTLEKLVEYLVSAFKGNDSTYVTIFLCTYRAFATTKQVLDLLLNKFGRLHPQLNGEHSHNSIDDRLELKNTISSILGAWLDQYSEDFRQAPDYVCLKQLIAYVRHNIPGSDLERRAHNLLSQFQRQQISELEQDVVDHTSCTFRLVEESAFLEGKPDFLSFQQDMVAEQFTVMDADLFKKVVPYHCLGCIWSQRDKKGKEHLAPTIRATVSQFNSVTNCVISTCLSDRSLKPQQRAKVVERWVEVARECRILKNFSSLRAILSALQCNAIHRLKKTWDEVSRESFRTFMELSEIFSDENNHSLSRELLIKEGTSKFATLDINPKRAQKRHQQQREMGVMQGTIPYLGTFLTDLVMLDTAMKDYLEGGLINFEKRRKEFEVIAQIKLLQSACNNYSFIPEEAFADWFHSVERLTEAESYSLSCEIEPLSESASNTLKAKKNTGIIKRWSDRQPPSSEPCTSVSSHSKSFDQLKCSPHLCGNDTTDSVSVTSAGSSSSDVEEINISFVPESPDCQKKVREEQPKDPPAQATERCAPLGFWESTSLSSLDTSGIGSGSSSASSSSVSSTPVSASRTHKRSVSGISSYSSLSLPLYNQQIDDCCIIRVSLDVDNGNMYKSILVTSQDKTPVVIRKAMAKHNLDGERAEDYELVQIISEERELKIPDNANVFYAMNSGANYDFILKRRGFSKGVKIKHGSSSTLPRMKQKGLKIAKGIF; encoded by the exons AGCTCCACGCAGGAGATCGGAGAAGAGGTGGATGATGGCGTTATCTACAGCATCTCCCTGCGGAAAGTGCAGCTCCACCACGCGGCCACTAAGGGGCAGCGATGGCTGGGGGTAAGCAGGGTACCATCCCCCATGGGCACGGCTGAAGGCGGGCTTGCTGGACCCCGGGACACCACG TTGGAGAGCGAGACCGCGCTGAGTCTGTACGAGACATGCAAGGTGCGGACCATCAAGGCGGGGACCCTGGAGAAGCTGGTGGAATACCTGGTCTCCGCGTTCAAGGGCAACGACTCCACCTACGTCACCATCTTCCTGTGCACCTACCGGGCGTTCGCAACCACTAAGCAGGTGCTGGACCTGCTGCTGAACAA GTTTGGGCGTCTTCACCCGCAGCTGAATGGCGAGCACTCCCACAACAGCATCGACGATCGGCTGGAGCTGAAGAA CACCATCTCCTCTATCCTGGGAGCCTGGCTGGATCAGTACTCTGAAGATTTTCGGCAAGCCCCAGATTACGTGTGTCTCAAGCAGCTGATCGCATACGTACGGCACAACATCCCCGGCTCAGACCTGGAgcgcagagctcacaatctactgtCACAGTTCCAGCGGCAGCAGATCAGCGAGCTGGAGCAGGACG TCGTGGACCACACAAGCTGCACGTTCCGCCTCGTGGAAGAGAGCGCCTTCCTGGAGGGGAAGCCGGACTTCCTGTCCTTCCAACAGGACATGGTGGCCGAACAGTTTACAGTCATGGACGCT GACCTCTTTAAGAAGGTGGTGCCATATCACTGCCTTGGTTGTATCTGGTCCCAGAGGGATAAGAAAGGCAAAGAGCACCTGGCGCCCACCATCCGTGCCACTGTCTCGCAGTTCAATAGCGTCACTAACTGCGTCATCTCCACGTGCCTGAGTGACCGCTCACTGAAGCCACAGCAGAGGGCGAAGGTGGTGGAGCGCTGGGTGGAGGTGGCCCGG GAATGTCGCATCCTGAAGAACTTCTCGTCTCTCCGCGCCATTCTGTCTGCGCTCCAGTGTAACGCCATCCACAGGCTTAAGAAGACGTGGGACGAGGTGTCGCG GGAGAGCTTCAGGACGTTCATGGAACTTTCCGAAATCTTCTCTGACGAAAACAACCACTCGTTAAGCCGCGAGCTGCTGATTAAG gagggAACTTCTAAATTTGCAACCCTGGATATTAATCCAAAGAGGGCACAGAAGAGACACCAACAGCAAAGAGAGATG GGAGTCATGCAAGGAACCATTCCTTACCTCGGCACTTTCCTTACTGACCTGGTGATGCTGGACACGGCCATGAAGGACTACTTAGAG GGAGGCCTGATAAACTTTGAGAAGAGACGGAAG GAGTTCGAGGTGATCGCTCAGATAAAGCTGCTGCAGTCGGCCTGTAACAACTACAGTTTTATCCCAGAGGAGGCGTTTGCGGACTGGTTTCACAGCGTGGAGCGGCTGACCGAAGCAGAGAG CTACAGCCTGTCCTGTGAGATTGAACCTTTATCTGAATCCGCGAGCAACACTCTAAAGGCCAAGAAAAACACGGGGATCATCAAACGATGGAGCGA CCGTCAGCCTCCCAGCTCCGAGCCCTGCACCAGCGTCAGTTCTCACTCTAAGTCATTCGACCAGCTGAAATGCAGCCCGCACCTCTGCGGAAACGACACCACCGACTCTGTCAGTGTAACATCCGCTGGGTCAAGCAGCTCCGACGTGGAGGAAATAAACATCAGCTTCGTGCCCGAGTCCCCGGATTGCCAGAAGAAGGTACGAGAGGAACAGCCCAAAGATCCACCGGCACAGGCCACAGAACGCTGTGCTCCCCTGGGG TTCTGGGAATCAACGTCGCTCTCATCTCTGGACACGTCAGGCATCGGCTCCGGGTCCAGCAGCGCTTCCTCGTCGTCCGTCTCCTCTACGCCCGTCTCGGCCTCTCGGACACACAAGCGCTCGGTCTCCGGGATCTCCAGTTACTCGTCACTTTCTCTTCCCCTCTACAACCAGCAGATCGATGATTGCTGCATCATCCGGGTCAGCCTGGACGTGGACAACGGCAACATGTACAAGAGCATCCTG GTAACAAGTCAGGACAAAACCCCTGTGGTGATCCGCAAAGCAATGGCCAAACACAACTTGGACGGGGAGCGGGCGGAGGACTACGAGTTGGTCCAGATCATTTCTGAGGAGAGAG AGCTGAAGATTCCAGATAACGCCAACGTCTTCTACGCAATGAACTCAGGAGCCAACTACGACTTTATACTGAAAAGACGCGGCTTCTCCAAAGGGGTAAAAATCAAGCACGGCTCCAGCTCTACACTGCCCCGAATGAAGCAGAAAGGACTCAAGATAGCCAAGGGCATCTTCTGA
- the RALGDS gene encoding ral guanine nucleotide dissociation stimulator isoform X11 — translation MMMLDLQSSTQEIGEEVDDGVIYSISLRKVQLHHAATKGQRWLGLESETALSLYETCKVRTIKAGTLEKLVEYLVSAFKGNDSTYVTIFLCTYRAFATTKQVLDLLLNKFGRLHPQLNGEHSHNSIDDRLELKNTISSILGAWLDQYSEDFRQAPDYVCLKQLIAYVRHNIPGSDLERRAHNLLSQFQRQQISELEQDVVDHTSCTFRLVEESAFLEGKPDFLSFQQDMVAEQFTVMDADLFKKVVPYHCLGCIWSQRDKKGKEHLAPTIRATVSQFNSVTNCVISTCLSDRSLKPQQRAKVVERWVEVARECRILKNFSSLRAILSALQCNAIHRLKKTWDEVSRESFRTFMELSEIFSDENNHSLSRELLIKEGTSKFATLDINPKRAQKRHQQQREMGVMQGTIPYLGTFLTDLVMLDTAMKDYLEGGLINFEKRRKEFEVIAQIKLLQSACNNYSFIPEEAFADWFHSVERLTEAESYSLSCEIEPLSESASNTLKAKKNTGIIKRWSDRQPPSSEPCTSVSSHSKSFDQLKCSPHLCGNDTTDSVSVTSAGSSSSDVEEINISFVPESPDCQKKVREEQPKDPPAQATERCAPLGFWESTSLSSLDTSGIGSGSSSASSSSVSSTPVSASRTHKRSVSGISSYSSLSLPLYNQQIDDCCIIRVSLDVDNGNMYKSILVTSQDKTPVVIRKAMAKHNLDGERAEDYELVQIISEERELKIPDNANVFYAMNSGANYDFILKRRGFSKGVKIKHGSSSTLPRMKQKGLKIAKGIF, via the exons AGCTCCACGCAGGAGATCGGAGAAGAGGTGGATGATGGCGTTATCTACAGCATCTCCCTGCGGAAAGTGCAGCTCCACCACGCGGCCACTAAGGGGCAGCGATGGCTGGGG TTGGAGAGCGAGACCGCGCTGAGTCTGTACGAGACATGCAAGGTGCGGACCATCAAGGCGGGGACCCTGGAGAAGCTGGTGGAATACCTGGTCTCCGCGTTCAAGGGCAACGACTCCACCTACGTCACCATCTTCCTGTGCACCTACCGGGCGTTCGCAACCACTAAGCAGGTGCTGGACCTGCTGCTGAACAA GTTTGGGCGTCTTCACCCGCAGCTGAATGGCGAGCACTCCCACAACAGCATCGACGATCGGCTGGAGCTGAAGAA CACCATCTCCTCTATCCTGGGAGCCTGGCTGGATCAGTACTCTGAAGATTTTCGGCAAGCCCCAGATTACGTGTGTCTCAAGCAGCTGATCGCATACGTACGGCACAACATCCCCGGCTCAGACCTGGAgcgcagagctcacaatctactgtCACAGTTCCAGCGGCAGCAGATCAGCGAGCTGGAGCAGGACG TCGTGGACCACACAAGCTGCACGTTCCGCCTCGTGGAAGAGAGCGCCTTCCTGGAGGGGAAGCCGGACTTCCTGTCCTTCCAACAGGACATGGTGGCCGAACAGTTTACAGTCATGGACGCT GACCTCTTTAAGAAGGTGGTGCCATATCACTGCCTTGGTTGTATCTGGTCCCAGAGGGATAAGAAAGGCAAAGAGCACCTGGCGCCCACCATCCGTGCCACTGTCTCGCAGTTCAATAGCGTCACTAACTGCGTCATCTCCACGTGCCTGAGTGACCGCTCACTGAAGCCACAGCAGAGGGCGAAGGTGGTGGAGCGCTGGGTGGAGGTGGCCCGG GAATGTCGCATCCTGAAGAACTTCTCGTCTCTCCGCGCCATTCTGTCTGCGCTCCAGTGTAACGCCATCCACAGGCTTAAGAAGACGTGGGACGAGGTGTCGCG GGAGAGCTTCAGGACGTTCATGGAACTTTCCGAAATCTTCTCTGACGAAAACAACCACTCGTTAAGCCGCGAGCTGCTGATTAAG gagggAACTTCTAAATTTGCAACCCTGGATATTAATCCAAAGAGGGCACAGAAGAGACACCAACAGCAAAGAGAGATG GGAGTCATGCAAGGAACCATTCCTTACCTCGGCACTTTCCTTACTGACCTGGTGATGCTGGACACGGCCATGAAGGACTACTTAGAG GGAGGCCTGATAAACTTTGAGAAGAGACGGAAG GAGTTCGAGGTGATCGCTCAGATAAAGCTGCTGCAGTCGGCCTGTAACAACTACAGTTTTATCCCAGAGGAGGCGTTTGCGGACTGGTTTCACAGCGTGGAGCGGCTGACCGAAGCAGAGAG CTACAGCCTGTCCTGTGAGATTGAACCTTTATCTGAATCCGCGAGCAACACTCTAAAGGCCAAGAAAAACACGGGGATCATCAAACGATGGAGCGA CCGTCAGCCTCCCAGCTCCGAGCCCTGCACCAGCGTCAGTTCTCACTCTAAGTCATTCGACCAGCTGAAATGCAGCCCGCACCTCTGCGGAAACGACACCACCGACTCTGTCAGTGTAACATCCGCTGGGTCAAGCAGCTCCGACGTGGAGGAAATAAACATCAGCTTCGTGCCCGAGTCCCCGGATTGCCAGAAGAAGGTACGAGAGGAACAGCCCAAAGATCCACCGGCACAGGCCACAGAACGCTGTGCTCCCCTGGGG TTCTGGGAATCAACGTCGCTCTCATCTCTGGACACGTCAGGCATCGGCTCCGGGTCCAGCAGCGCTTCCTCGTCGTCCGTCTCCTCTACGCCCGTCTCGGCCTCTCGGACACACAAGCGCTCGGTCTCCGGGATCTCCAGTTACTCGTCACTTTCTCTTCCCCTCTACAACCAGCAGATCGATGATTGCTGCATCATCCGGGTCAGCCTGGACGTGGACAACGGCAACATGTACAAGAGCATCCTG GTAACAAGTCAGGACAAAACCCCTGTGGTGATCCGCAAAGCAATGGCCAAACACAACTTGGACGGGGAGCGGGCGGAGGACTACGAGTTGGTCCAGATCATTTCTGAGGAGAGAG AGCTGAAGATTCCAGATAACGCCAACGTCTTCTACGCAATGAACTCAGGAGCCAACTACGACTTTATACTGAAAAGACGCGGCTTCTCCAAAGGGGTAAAAATCAAGCACGGCTCCAGCTCTACACTGCCCCGAATGAAGCAGAAAGGACTCAAGATAGCCAAGGGCATCTTCTGA